The region GCAGTTCTTGATAGTAGCGTGCAACCACGGCGTCCGATGTCTTGTTGAAAGTGCAGCCTGGCATGCCACATATGAGAATGATTCTCATTATATTGCATGGCGGGCCGCCGTGGGCCGCCGTGCTAAGCGGTTTACCGCACCGTGGCAGGTGTACAACGCTTTGCGGCGCATCCCACATGCATTACCATCCATAGTTGATATGGAGATAACATGGCTATTCAAATCATCAACACGGCGCCGATTGCCGGCCAACAGCCGGGTACCTCGGGGTTGCGCAAGAAGGTGGGGCAGTTCAGCCAGCCGCAGTACCTGGAAAACTTCGTGCAAAGCGTGTTCGACACGCTCGGCGACTGCCGCGGCCAGACCCTGGTGCTGGGCGGTGATGGCCGCTATTACAACCGCACGGCGATCCAGACGGTGCTGCGCATGGCGGCGGCGCATGGTTACGCGCGCGTGCTGCTGGGCCAGGGCGGCATTCTGTCGACGCCGGCCGTCAGCTGCGTGATCCGCAAGCATGGCGCCAGCGGCGGCATCATCCTGTCGGCCAGCCACAATCCGGGAGGTCCCGACGGCGATTTCGGCATCAAGTACAACATCGGCAACGGCGGCCCGGCGCCTGAAAAGCTTACCGAAGCCATGTTTGCGCGCACGCAAGCCATCACCGAATACCGCATCAGCGACGCCGCCGACATCGACCTCGATGCGCCGGGACTGGCGCGCATCGAGCAGATGAGCGTCGAGGTGATCGACCCCGTCGCCGATTACGCGGAGCTGATGCAGCGGCTGTTCGATTTCGACGCCATCCGCGCCCTGTTCGCGGGCGGCCTGCGCATCTGCTTTGACGGCATGCACGCCGTTTCCGGCCCGTACGCGAGCGCCATCCTGGAAGGCATGCTGGGCGCTCCCAAGGGCAGCGTCATCAACGGCGTGCCCTTGGAAGACTTCGGCGGCGGCCATCCGGACCCGAATCCCGTCAACGCGCAGGAATTGATCGCGCGCATGGCCAGCGACGATGCGCCGGACTTCGGCGCGGCGTCGGACGGCGACGGCGACCGCAACATGATCGTCGGGCGCCGCTTCGACGTGACGCCGTCGGACAGCCTGGCCATCCTGGCCGCGCATGCCACGCTGGCGCCCGGCTACCGCGCCGGCTTGAAGGGCATCGCGCGCTCGATGCCCACTTCCGGCGCGGCCGACCGCGTCGCCGCCGCGCTGGGCATACCGTGCTTCGAGACGCCGACGGGCTGGAAGTTCTTCGGCAACCTGCTCGACGCGGACATGGCGACCCTGTGCGGCGAGGAAAGCTACGGCACGGGTTCGAACCACGTGCGCGAGAAAGATGGCGTGTGGGCCGTCCTGTTCTGGCTCAACCTGCTGGCGGCGAAACGGCAGTCGGTGGAAGAGATCGTGCGCGCCCACTGGGCCACGCATGGCCGCAACTATTATTCGCGCCACGACTACGAGGATATCGACAGCGCCGGCGCGGCGCAGCTGATGGAGGCCGTGCGCGCGCAGCTGGCCACGCTGCCGGGACAGGTGGTCGATGGCTACACGGTGGCGCTGGCCGACGATTTCAGCTACACGGATCCCGTCGACGGCGCGGTGGCCGGCAAGCAGGGCATCCGCATCATCATGACGGACGGCGCGCGCATCGTGCTGCGCCTGTCGGGCACGGGCACGCAGGGCGCCACCTTGCGTTTGTACCTGGAGCGTTACGAAGCCGACGTGGCCCGGCACGACCTGCCGACCCAGGAAGCGCTGGCTGGCCTGATCGGCGTGGCGGAGCGGCTGGCGCAGATCCGCCAGCGCACGGGGCGTGATGCGCCGACGGTGACGACATAAAAAAAGGGCGCACATGGTGCGCCCTTCTTCATTGCGGCAGATCAAACCAGCATCACGCCTTGGCTGGCACGACCGCCTGGCGGTAGTTGTCGACCATCTTGTAGCGCTTCGCGTACAGGCCGAAGGCCATCATGGCAACGGCGGCAAAGGCGGCGAAGAAGAACATCTGGAAGGCCGTCACGCTGATGCCGCTCTCGGCAATCTTGCCGATCACGCCCTCGTTCATGACGCTCTTGTTGACGATCAGCACCCACAGGTTGCCGACGGTGGTCGACAGGTTCCAGAAGCTCATGATGGCGCCCTTCATCGAGACGGGCGCCTGGCTGTAGGCAAACTCCAGGCCCGTGGCCGAGACCAGCACCTCGCCGAAGGTCAGCAGGGCATACGGCAGGATCTGCCACATGATGGAGACGGCGTTGCCGCTGTCGAGGGCCAGCTGCAAGAGACCGATGACGATCCAGGCCAGCGAGGAAAAGCCGATGCCGGCCGTCATGCGGCGCAGGGCGGTGGCTTCCATGCCGAAGCGGTTTAGCATCGGGTACAGCACCAGGTTGTTGAACGGGATCAGCAGCATCACCAGCATCGGGTTCAGCGCCTGCATCTGCGCCGGCAGGAACCAGCTTGGTTTTTCCATGGTGTTGGCCTGCACGATCCAGGTCGACGCCTTCTGGTCGAACAGCGAGAAGAACGGCGTCACGAGGGCGAAGATGACGAGGATGCGCAGCACGGCGCGCACGCCTTCGACGGCTTCGTCCGGGTGGATGCCGCGCGCGCGTTCCAGTTGCATGGCCGTGCCGATGCTGCCGAAGGCCAGCAGCAGGACCAGCGCGGAGCAGGCCGAGATGACGAAGCCCCAGTCCGGGATCATGTAGAACGAGAACAGGGCGCCGGCCACGCCGACGTAGGCCACGTACAGGCCCGGGCGCGAGCCGTTGTCCACTTGCGCCAGCAGGGCGGTGCGTGCCACGCGGGTAAACGAATCGGGATTCGGCGGTGCCGGCGGCACGTGCACGTATTTCTTGGCGCCCATCCAGAAGACGATGGTGGCGGCCAGCATCATGACGCCGGGGATGCCGAAGGCGATCGACGGACCGTAGTCGCGCAGGAACATCGGCATCAGCAGCGAGGCGAAGAAGGAGCCGAAGTTGATGATCCAGTAGAACAGGTCGAACACCAGCTTGGCCTTGTGCTTGTTGGTCTGGTCGAACTGGTCGCCGACGAACGAGGCCACGAGCGGCTTGATGCCGCCGGAGCCGAAGGCGATCAGGAACAGGCCGAAGTAGAAGCCGTTGACATTGTTTTCAAAGACGGCCAGGCAGGCATGGCCGGCGCAATACACGAGGCTGAGCCAGAAGATGGTGTTGTACTTGCCAAAGAAGCGGTCGGCCAGCCAGCCGCCCAGCAGCGGGAAGAAATACACGCCGATGACGAAGGTGTGGAAGACGTGCTTGGCTTCCCCCGTGCGCTGGTCGATCGGGATCATCAGCAGCAAGGTGCTGATGAGGAATGGCGTCAGGATGTTGCGCATGCCGTAAAAGCTGAAGCGTTCGCAGCCTTCGTTGGCGATGATGTACGGTATTTGCCGCGGCATTTTTCCCGTGGCGGTTTGTGTCTCGGCCGATGACATTGGCTCTCCCCAAGTATTTTTTGTAAGCCGCGATGCTAAGGCCTGCCGCGTTTGCTTGCAACAGAAAAAACGGCCCCTTGGCTATTTCGCAAGGAATTGTAAGGTATTGATTTTCATAAAGACATTACTTTGCGTCGTTGCGATGGCAGGACGCGGCAGTACTAATTGCATTTTCAACATGCCATGCGATGCCGCTTCGTCCGCCAGCACAAAACCGCATGCCAGGTACAGGGTCAGCGCCGCATGGTTGTCCTGCGCCACGGCCAGGCGCAGCCGGGCCAGATCGGGGATGCTGTTGGCATGGGCGATGGCGGCGCGCAGCAACTGCCGCCCGATGCCCTGGCCGCGCGCCTGCGGCGCCACGTAGACGCCCCACAGGCTGGCTTTGTCGTGTACGACGGCAATCGGCTCGCGGCGCAGGCCAGCCATGGCGATCAACTGTTCTCCTTTGAAAGTGCCAAATATTATTTGGTATGGCGTCGTCTGCAGGCGCTGGGCGATCTGTGCCAGCGGCAAGCCGCTTTCCGCCGCATGCGTGGTGCAGAAGGCGGCGGGCAGTTCGGCGATGCCGGCCAGGCGCAGCGCGCGGTAGGCGGCAGCGTCGTCGGGCGCGAGGGGGCGGACAGTGTGGGCAGGCATGTCGGCGAGTATCGGGCCTCGATGCCAGAAAGTAAACCTTGCGCTGCGCCATATTCGAACATAAGATATATCTTATTGCGATATATCTTAAGGAGCCATCATGCTGCACTTCCATCGCGGCGACCAGCTGTTGCGCGCCGCCCCGCACAGCCAGGGCGATGCGCCGGGCGCCGTTGCCAGCGTTGTTCCCGCCGCGCGCGGCCCGAAGATGTTTGACGCGGGCACCCTGCGCTACCTCGTACTGCAATTGATCGCCGACAAGCCGCGCCATGGCTACGACATCATCAAGGCCATCGAACAGCGTGCCGGCGGCGCGTATGCGCCAAGTCCCGGCGCCATCTATCCGCTCATGCATGGCCTCGTGGGCCACGGTTACGTGGCCGTCAGCCTCGACGGTAACAAGAAGCTGCACAGCATCACGCCCGAGGGGCTGGCCTTCCTGGCCGCCAACCGCGCCTATGTGGACGCCATCGCCGCCAGGGTGGATGCGCCGGCAGGCGCGGACGACGACTTGCGCCACCTGATGCACGAGCTGAAGGCGGCGGTGCTGGCGCGCGGGCGCGCGGGCGAGTCCGATGCCAGCCGCCTGGACGCCATGCGCGCCATCCTGCGCCGGGCGCGTGCCGACATCGAGGCGCTGGCATGAGGCCCGCGCCGCTGTCCATGCCGGTGCCCATGCTGACGCCGGCGCGCGAGCGCGCGATGCTGTGGCTGCTTGCGCTGACGCAATTTACCGTCATCATGGATTTCATGGTGATGATGCCGCTGGCGCCCCAGCTGATGCAGGCATTCCATATCGGCCCGGCCGCCGTCTCCGGCGCCGTCTCGGCCTATGCCTGGTGCGCCGGCTTGTCCGGCTTGCTGGCGGCCACGTATATCGACCGCTTCGACCGCAAGAAGCTGCTGCTGACCATGTTTTGCCTGTTTACCGTGTCGAACCTGGCCTGCGCGCTGGCGCCGAACTTCCACGTGCTGCTGTGGTCGCGCGCGTTTGCGGGGATGACGGGCGGCGTGCTCGGTGCCATCGTCATGGCCATCATCGGCGACGTGATTCCCGCCGAGCGGCGCGGCGCGGCCACCGGCATCGTCATGACCTCGTTTGCCATGGCGGCCGTGGGCGGCGTGCCGATCGGCGTGGTGCTGGCCGCGCACTTCGGCTGGCCTTCGCCCTTTTTCCTGCTGGTCGTGCTGTCGCTGCTGATCTGGCTGGGCGCGGCGCGCGTGCTGCCGTCGCTGACGGCGCACATGGGCGCGGCCCCGACGCCGCTGCGCCAGGTGCTGCCGAACCTGCTGGCGCTGCTGCGCGAACGGCGCCACCTCGAGGCGTTTGCCTTGTCCATTGTCAACATGACGGCGGGCATGCTGGTAATTCCCTTCATTTCGCCCGTGCTGGTGGGGAATATGGGCCTGGCGCCGGCCGACGTCACCTGGGTCTACCTGGCGGGCGGCTGCGCCACGATCTTCACGGCGCGCCTGATCGGCCGCTGGGCGGACCGGGCCGGCAAGCAGCAGGTCTATCGCTGGGTCTCGTTGCTGTCGATCGCACCGCTGCTGTTCATGACGCATCTGCCCCAGTTGCCGCTGCTGGCGCTGATGCTGGTGTTTCCATTCTTTATGGCCCTCGTGTCGGGCCGCACGATCCCGCTGCAGGCGCTGCTGACGACCATCCCGGAGCCGCGCAAGCGCGGCGCCTTCCTCAGCGCCAATTCGGCCCTGCAAAGCCTGGGTAGCGGACTCGGCGCCTGGCTGGGCGGTCTGACCCTGCAGACGGATGCGGCCGGCCACATCGGCGGCTATGGCTGGAATGGCTGGCTGGCGGCGGCCTTGTCGCTGTGGACGGTGTGGTGGGTGGCGCGCGTGCGCGGCGCGGCGCCGCAGGGCGCGCCGGCGTAGGCGGGCTTACTGCGTGGCGATGCGCTGCATGGGCGCGCTGTCCTTGCGCCATTGTTCCAGGCTCAGCAGGTCACCGCTGACGATGTCATCGACGAGGATGCGCTTGCCGTCCGGCGAGACGACGAAGCTTTCCCAACGGTGGGCCGCATCCGGCGTGCTTTCGAAAAAGCTCAGCTGATAGTAAGGCTGGCCATCGACGAGGCGCGTCTCGGGTGACGTTTCCATCACGGCGCCATGCGCGCGGCCGGCCGAGGCTTTTTCGATATGCGCCGACCATGCCTTGATCTCGGGCAAGGCCATCAGCGCATCGACGGCACGCGCATTCTGCTCTTGCGCCGTCGTCTGGCTGCTCGCGGCCGGGGCGTTGCCGCCGTGCTGCGCGGGCTGCTGGTAGACGTAAAAGGCGGCCAGGGCGGCGGCCAGCAAGCCGGCCAGGGTGCCGGCGATGATGGCGGTTTTGGAAGAGGAGGCGCGTGGCGGCATGGTGGTGTGGGCGTGAGAAAGAAGGTCGATGGCGGCCATGCTAAAGCAAAACGCACAGGCCGGCAATCGCCGGGCTTGCCAAGCGGGCTGGCCACGTCAACAGGCGAAAAAAAAGCTACCTTCCATAGAAGATAGCTTTTCGGGGCCGCCGGGGAGGCACTGGCAGCTTTTGGTCTGCCTGTTCCTGCCCGGCGCAGGCGGCTCCGCGCGCCGTCGCCTGCGCGCGGAGCCGCAGGACATTACATCATGCCGTCCATGCCGCCCATGCCGCCCATACCACCCATGCCGCCGCCCATGCCGCCGCCTGCCTTGTCGTCAGCGATTTCGCAGACCATGCAGTCGGTCGTCAGCATCAGCGAAGCGATCGAAGCGGCGTTTTGCAGCGCCGAACGGGTCACTTTGGCTGGGTCCAGGACGCCCATTTCAACCATGTCGCCATACGTGCCGTTGGCAGCGTTGTAGCCGTAGTTGCCCGAGCCAGCCAGTACGGCTGCCACGACGACCGAAGCTTCTTCGCCAGCGTTTTGCACGATCATGCGCAGTGGCTCTTCCATTGCGCGCAGGACGATCTTGATACCGGCATCTTGATCAGGATTGTCGCCCTTGATCGTGATGTTGGCGCGTGCGCGCAGCAGGGCTACGCCGCCGCCAGGCACGATGCCTTCTTCGACGGCAGCGCGGGTTGCGTGCAGAGCATCTTCAACGCGGGCTTTTTTCTCTTTCATTTCGACTTCGGTGGCTGCGCCAACCTTGATCACGGCAACGCCGCCAGCCAGTTTGGCTACGCGCTCTTGCAGTTTTTCACGGTCGTAGTCCGAGGTCGCTTCTTCGATCTGTACGCGCACTTGTTTCACGCGTGCTTCGATCGAGGCAGCTTCGCCGGCGCCATCGATAACGATGGTGTTTTCCTTGCCCACTTCGATGCGTTTCGCCTGGCCTAGTTCGGCCAGGGTCACTTTTTCCAGGGTCAGGCCGACTTCTTCAGCGATCACTTGACCACCGGTCAGGACAGCGATGTCTTCCAGCATGGCTTTGCGGCGGTCGCCGAAGCCAGGTGCTTTCACTGCGCAGGTTTTCAGGATGCCGCGGATGTTGTTCACAACCAGGGTCGCCAGCGCTTCGCCTTCGATGTCTTCGGCGATGATCAGCAGTGGACGGCCAGCTTTTGCGACTTGTTCCAGTACCGGCAGCAGGTCACGGATGTTCGAGATTTTCTTGTCGCACAGCAGGACGAATGGGCTGTCCAGTACGGCAACTTGCTTCTCTGGGTTGTTGATGAAGTATGGCGACAGGTAGCCGCGGTCGAACTGCATGCCTTCAACGATGTCCAGCTCGTCGTTCAGCGACTTGCCGTCTTCAACGGTGATAACGCCTTCCTTGCCGACTTTTTCCATCGCTTCAGCGATACGCTCGCCGATCGAGTAGTCCGAGTTGGCCGAGATCGCGCCAACCTGGGCGATTTCCTTGGTCGTGGTGCAAGGACGGGCGATTTTCGCCAGTTCTTCGACGGTTGCTGCAACAGCTTTGTCGATACCGCGCTTCAGGTCCATCGGGTTCATGCCGGCGGCAACGAACTTCATGCCTTCGCGCACGATGGCTTGTGCCAGCACGGTCGCGGTGGTGGTGCCGTCGCCGGCGTTGTCGCTGGTGCGGGAAGCAACTTCCTTGACCATTTGCGCGCCCATGTTCATGAGCTTGTCTTTGAGTTCAACTTCTTTCGCTACCGACACACCATCCTTGGTGACGGTAGGGGCGCCGAACGAGCGCTCCAGGACCACGTTGCGGCCTTTCGGGCCCAGCGTTACTTTGACTGCGTTGGCGAGGATGTTGACGCCTTCGACCATCTTGGCGCGCGCTGCGTCGCCGAATACTACTTCTTTAGCTGCCATGTTCAATTCTCCTGAGTTTCGGGATGTATCTGTCTACAACGTGGAAACAATTACTTGACGACGATCGCCATGATGTCTTCTTCGCGCATGACCAGCAGCTCATCGCCGTCAACTTTGACGGTTTGGCCGGCGTACTTGCCGAACAGGACGCGGTCGCCCACTTTGACATCCAGAGGACGGACTTTGCCGTCGTCGAGAATCTTGCCATTGCCTACGGCAAGGACTTCGCCTTGATCCGGTTTTTCAGCAGCTGCATCAGGAATGATGAGGCCGGACGCAGTCTTGGTTTCCTGGTCGAGGCGTTTGACGATGACGCGATCGTTCAATGGGCGCAGATTCATACAAAACTCCTTAAAGTTCAATGGATAAGTGTTGCTAAATGAATACATGCCTGGCACAGCGCCAGGCCTGCTTTCAGTGACCGCCGTTGAAAGCAGCCCGCAACGGTCAAGCAAACCCCATGTCATCCTGTCCTTGTCCGTATCCGGCAGTGGTGCATCGCGGCGTCGCCCGCCGCGTAGCATTCCCTGCAGTGGCCTGGCAAGCACCATCATTTCCTGAGGATTGCTACGAAAGAGTTTGTTAGCACTCTCTACTAACGAGTGCTAATTATAGGGACGGTAGGGGGCTTATTCAAGGGCTTATTCTCCGGGAAGATATGCATAGACGTTCTGCGCAGCCTGCATTTACGCAGGGTTTGCGCTGGCGCAAGCCAAGTTCCCGGGCGTCAGCAACAGCAGCGACTCTAGCATGTCGTCCGGATGGGGGGCGTTCCTGTACACACAGGAAACAGATTTCACTATGAAATTTGATAAGATGATTGATATTACATATCAATATCGCCACTGCGCCAGAAAGCACACCATGCAGCACATCATGCCCTATCCTGTTTCCCGCCCCGCGCTGCGCCTGCTAGGCGCCGCCGTCATCGGCCTCGCTTGCCTGGGCCATGCCGTCGCGCAAACGGCTGCCGCGCCAGCGGCCACCATCGTCGACGAGATCACCGTGGCGACCCTGACGCCGCTGGAAAAGGAAATGCTGCTCAATGACCTGTTCAACGACTTGAACAAGGATGACGACGACCAGGAAGCGCATGTGTGGGACAACGGCGGCGACCGCGGCGTGCTGGTGAAAGCCACGTATAACTTCAGCAATTCCGGCATGACCGAGCACAGCCTGAAGGCGCACATGTGCCGCGACCTGAAGTTCGTCGTCACGGCTGGCGGCAAGACGCAGGACCTGAGCCGCCGCACCTGTTCGCAGAACAGCGGCAACTGGGATGTGCAGGGCAAGGACCCGGCGCCCGTCGTGTATCCGCCCTTCCTGTCGGACGTGACGGTGGCCAAGCTGAATGCCAAAGAGCAGGCATCGCTGCTGAAGGCGGCCGTGCGCACCTTGAAGGATGAAGAGGATGGCAAGAGCCGCCAGTGGAGCAACAAGGGGCTGGGCAATGCCCAGGCCTTGCTGGTGACCTTGACGCCATCCGCGACCGGCACCAAGCCTGGCAGTTTTACCACGTGCCGCGACTTGACGATGGTGCTCGACGGCAAGGGCGGCAAGCAGGAATTGACGCGCCGTGCGTGCGAAAACCGCTACGGCAGCCTGGACATCGAACCGGACTTCGAAGGGCATCGCTAGGACGGCCTGCTGCAGGGCGGCAAGCGCGCCGTGGCGTTAAAAAGCATGTATTTCACGGCAACTGCGCTGCATTGATGTAAATATGTGTGACAGCGGCCTGATTCGATTGACGCCCAGGGAGCGTCCGCCCTATAGTGGCGGGATGATTTCCGAATTCAACGAATTATCCGACAAAATCGGCCTGCTGGCCGAAATGACCCACGCGCTGCGCCGTGAAAACGCGCAGTTGCGCAAGGACAATGTCGCCCTGGCCGCCGAAAACGCGCTGTATGTGCAACGCATGCGCGAGGCGCAGGAGCGCGTGGAAGCCTTGCTGGAAAAAATCCCGGAACTGGTGCAGGCCGGCCTGGAGCAAGCCGCTTCCGAAGCCGCCGCTGTCACCGGCGATCACCTTGCCGAGAACGAGAAGGAAGCGTAATGCCGCGTGTCGATGTCAATATCATGGGCCAGGCCTACAGCATGGTGTGCCGCGATGGCGAAGAGCGCGCCTTGCGCGAAGCGGCGATCTATCTCGATAGCAAGATGAAGGCCATCCGCGACGCCGGCAAGGTCAAGGGCAACGACCGCATTGCCGTGCTGGCCGCGCTGGGCGTGGCGGCAGAGTTTCTCTCCGTCAAGTCACCGCAAGGTCCGCTGTCGGAATTGACGATACTGGAAGTGAAGCAAAAGATCTCGGCCATGCATACCGTCCTGGACAGCGCACTGACGCCCCAGGAAAACCTTTTTTAAGCGCGTACGCGACGATTTGTCTTTGCGATGCGCGACCAAAGGAGTAAACTTGGGTCTACCCTGCGGTGTTCGCGATTGCCATATATTCCTTGAACCATTTATGCGCATCGGTTGCGAATTTTGTTTGA is a window of Janthinobacterium sp. 1_2014MBL_MicDiv DNA encoding:
- a CDS encoding alpha-D-glucose phosphate-specific phosphoglucomutase translates to MAIQIINTAPIAGQQPGTSGLRKKVGQFSQPQYLENFVQSVFDTLGDCRGQTLVLGGDGRYYNRTAIQTVLRMAAAHGYARVLLGQGGILSTPAVSCVIRKHGASGGIILSASHNPGGPDGDFGIKYNIGNGGPAPEKLTEAMFARTQAITEYRISDAADIDLDAPGLARIEQMSVEVIDPVADYAELMQRLFDFDAIRALFAGGLRICFDGMHAVSGPYASAILEGMLGAPKGSVINGVPLEDFGGGHPDPNPVNAQELIARMASDDAPDFGAASDGDGDRNMIVGRRFDVTPSDSLAILAAHATLAPGYRAGLKGIARSMPTSGAADRVAAALGIPCFETPTGWKFFGNLLDADMATLCGEESYGTGSNHVREKDGVWAVLFWLNLLAAKRQSVEEIVRAHWATHGRNYYSRHDYEDIDSAGAAQLMEAVRAQLATLPGQVVDGYTVALADDFSYTDPVDGAVAGKQGIRIIMTDGARIVLRLSGTGTQGATLRLYLERYEADVARHDLPTQEALAGLIGVAERLAQIRQRTGRDAPTVTT
- a CDS encoding POT-type proton-dependent oligopeptide transporter encodes the protein MPRQIPYIIANEGCERFSFYGMRNILTPFLISTLLLMIPIDQRTGEAKHVFHTFVIGVYFFPLLGGWLADRFFGKYNTIFWLSLVYCAGHACLAVFENNVNGFYFGLFLIAFGSGGIKPLVASFVGDQFDQTNKHKAKLVFDLFYWIINFGSFFASLLMPMFLRDYGPSIAFGIPGVMMLAATIVFWMGAKKYVHVPPAPPNPDSFTRVARTALLAQVDNGSRPGLYVAYVGVAGALFSFYMIPDWGFVISACSALVLLLAFGSIGTAMQLERARGIHPDEAVEGVRAVLRILVIFALVTPFFSLFDQKASTWIVQANTMEKPSWFLPAQMQALNPMLVMLLIPFNNLVLYPMLNRFGMEATALRRMTAGIGFSSLAWIVIGLLQLALDSGNAVSIMWQILPYALLTFGEVLVSATGLEFAYSQAPVSMKGAIMSFWNLSTTVGNLWVLIVNKSVMNEGVIGKIAESGISVTAFQMFFFAAFAAVAMMAFGLYAKRYKMVDNYRQAVVPAKA
- a CDS encoding GNAT family N-acetyltransferase; amino-acid sequence: MPAHTVRPLAPDDAAAYRALRLAGIAELPAAFCTTHAAESGLPLAQIAQRLQTTPYQIIFGTFKGEQLIAMAGLRREPIAVVHDKASLWGVYVAPQARGQGIGRQLLRAAIAHANSIPDLARLRLAVAQDNHAALTLYLACGFVLADEAASHGMLKMQLVLPRPAIATTQSNVFMKINTLQFLAK
- a CDS encoding PadR family transcriptional regulator — encoded protein: MLHFHRGDQLLRAAPHSQGDAPGAVASVVPAARGPKMFDAGTLRYLVLQLIADKPRHGYDIIKAIEQRAGGAYAPSPGAIYPLMHGLVGHGYVAVSLDGNKKLHSITPEGLAFLAANRAYVDAIAARVDAPAGADDDLRHLMHELKAAVLARGRAGESDASRLDAMRAILRRARADIEALA
- a CDS encoding MFS transporter, producing MRPAPLSMPVPMLTPARERAMLWLLALTQFTVIMDFMVMMPLAPQLMQAFHIGPAAVSGAVSAYAWCAGLSGLLAATYIDRFDRKKLLLTMFCLFTVSNLACALAPNFHVLLWSRAFAGMTGGVLGAIVMAIIGDVIPAERRGAATGIVMTSFAMAAVGGVPIGVVLAAHFGWPSPFFLLVVLSLLIWLGAARVLPSLTAHMGAAPTPLRQVLPNLLALLRERRHLEAFALSIVNMTAGMLVIPFISPVLVGNMGLAPADVTWVYLAGGCATIFTARLIGRWADRAGKQQVYRWVSLLSIAPLLFMTHLPQLPLLALMLVFPFFMALVSGRTIPLQALLTTIPEPRKRGAFLSANSALQSLGSGLGAWLGGLTLQTDAAGHIGGYGWNGWLAAALSLWTVWWVARVRGAAPQGAPA
- the groL gene encoding chaperonin GroEL (60 kDa chaperone family; promotes refolding of misfolded polypeptides especially under stressful conditions; forms two stacked rings of heptamers to form a barrel-shaped 14mer; ends can be capped by GroES; misfolded proteins enter the barrel where they are refolded when GroES binds) gives rise to the protein MAAKEVVFGDAARAKMVEGVNILANAVKVTLGPKGRNVVLERSFGAPTVTKDGVSVAKEVELKDKLMNMGAQMVKEVASRTSDNAGDGTTTATVLAQAIVREGMKFVAAGMNPMDLKRGIDKAVAATVEELAKIARPCTTTKEIAQVGAISANSDYSIGERIAEAMEKVGKEGVITVEDGKSLNDELDIVEGMQFDRGYLSPYFINNPEKQVAVLDSPFVLLCDKKISNIRDLLPVLEQVAKAGRPLLIIAEDIEGEALATLVVNNIRGILKTCAVKAPGFGDRRKAMLEDIAVLTGGQVIAEEVGLTLEKVTLAELGQAKRIEVGKENTIVIDGAGEAASIEARVKQVRVQIEEATSDYDREKLQERVAKLAGGVAVIKVGAATEVEMKEKKARVEDALHATRAAVEEGIVPGGGVALLRARANITIKGDNPDQDAGIKIVLRAMEEPLRMIVQNAGEEASVVVAAVLAGSGNYGYNAANGTYGDMVEMGVLDPAKVTRSALQNAASIASLMLTTDCMVCEIADDKAGGGMGGGMGGMGGMGGMDGMM
- the groES gene encoding co-chaperone GroES; this encodes MNLRPLNDRVIVKRLDQETKTASGLIIPDAAAEKPDQGEVLAVGNGKILDDGKVRPLDVKVGDRVLFGKYAGQTVKVDGDELLVMREEDIMAIVVK
- a CDS encoding DUF904 domain-containing protein, which encodes MISEFNELSDKIGLLAEMTHALRRENAQLRKDNVALAAENALYVQRMREAQERVEALLEKIPELVQAGLEQAASEAAAVTGDHLAENEKEA
- a CDS encoding cell division protein ZapA produces the protein MPRVDVNIMGQAYSMVCRDGEERALREAAIYLDSKMKAIRDAGKVKGNDRIAVLAALGVAAEFLSVKSPQGPLSELTILEVKQKISAMHTVLDSALTPQENLF